GCTCGCCACGACGCGCTGGATCGTCGCGCTCCTCGAGACGCATCAGCGCGCCGACGGCTCGGTCACGGTGCCTGAGGTTCTGCGGCCCTACCTCGGCGGTCTCGAAGTTCTGGAGCCCGTCGCGTGACGGAAGCCCACCTACCTCCCACCGGCAGCGTCAAGGTCGTCAAGCCGAAGAAGGCCGCGAAGCTCGTCGAAGAGATCGCCCGCGACACCGAGAGCCCGGATGTCGCGACGGACCGTCTGCTCATCGTGCTCGACATCGACGGCACGATCCTGCTCGAAGACGAGACGCTGTCGCCGGGCGTCGCCGATGCCGTCGCGCACGCCCAGCGCACGGGCCACGAGGTGATGCTGGCGACCGGACGCTCGTGGGAGGGCACCCGAGGCATCCTCATCGCCCTCGGCATCGCGCCCGAGTTCGTCGTGTGCTCGAACGGGGCCGTCGTCATGCGCCGCCTCGACGGCGACGAGTACGAGCGGTTCCACATCGAGACCTTCGACGCCACCGAAGTGCTCACGCTCCTCCACGAGCACCTGCCCGACGCGCGCTACATGGTCGAGCTTCCCGACGGGCGTCGGCTGTACACCGAGCGCCTCGCGGACTGGAACCTCAGCAACGCCGACCGCGTCTCGTTCGAGGAGCTCACCAAGCGGCCGGTGTGCCGTGTCGTCGTCGTGTCGCCCGGCCATGAGGAGCAGGACTTCGTCGACCTCGTCGCACGCATCGGCCTCAACCAGGTCTCGTACGCGGTCGGGTGGACGGCCTGGCTCGACATCGCGCCGAAGGGCGTCGACAAGTCGACCGCCCTCGAGCGCGTGCGCGAATGGCTGGGCTTCGACCCCGCGCACGTCTTGGTGATCGGCGACGGGCGCAACGACGTCGGCATGTTCCAGTGGGCCCGCGAGCACGGCGGCCGAGCCGTTGCCATGGCGCAGGGTCCGCAGGAGGTCCGGGATGCCGCGAGCGAGGTCACCCGATCGGTTGAGGCCGGCGGCGTCGCCGAGGTGCTCCGCAACCTGTGACGCGTCCCCCACCATCCCGCGCTGGGGACGGTGAGGGCGGAAGGTCATCCCCGGCGAGTGCGGCGCCGATCGACGGCTCGCACCGCGATCGTCGACCCGATGATCGCGACGATCCCGATCACGAGCGCCACGGCCAGCGCGGTGAAGCCGCCGAGGGTCGATGAGATCGTGGCGCCGACGAGGGCGTAGCACGCGGTCGCGGTGTACCAGATCGATCCGCGGGTGATGACGACGAAAAGCACTGCCGTGCCGGCGGCTGCCGCGACGACGAGCAGCTGCCACGTCGTGCCCCACGCGCCTTCGATGGGTGCGCCGGTCGCCTGCACGACTGTGGCGACGTTGAGGTAGAGCGCCATGGAGGTCCACCCGGCATACAGCCCCTCGGACAGGTGCAGAACCATCCGGTCGAGGCGTCGCCATCCGGCGATCTCTTCCCGGTGGGCACTGATCCTCCGCCACGCGATGACGTGGGCGCCGACGATGACGACGAACACCACGAGAGTCAGCGGAGACTCCTGACCGAGGGATGCCGCCGCCAGCCACACGCCGAAGCCGGCGTAGACGACGCTCAGGGGTAGGACGAGACGATCCCTCAGGGGCGATTCGCGCACCGCCGGGCGGAGCTGCAGGACCGACCACAGGATGCTCGCCGTGATGATGAGCCCCCAGATCGAGAACATCGCCCCCGGCGGGATGAGGGGCGAGAACTCGACCCCGGATTGCAGCTGATTGGGGGACCACAGCGTGAAGGCCACATTCGAGACGAGCTGGCCCATGGCGAAGAAGACCACGCACGCCCGATCCACGAGACGGCGGTCGACACGGACGTCTCGACGCGTTCGCGATGCTTCCGCGGAAGATGACATCGGATACCTCGTTCCCTGCGGGATCGACTCTCACGGAGACTCCCGCGGACCGCCCGATCGGCCCGAGGGAGAAGAACTGCGCCTCGATGGTGTGTTCCGCGATTCGGCCTCATCCGGATGCACCCCTCGAACATCCGGCCTGCATAGTGTTCGCACAGCCCATTGGCAGATACTGATGTATAAACTGCAGTTACTGTAACTTGTGCGAAAGGACACGCATGCCCGAGACAACCCGTCCACCCCTCGTCCACGAGGGGGGACAGCATCCGTCGCCCGTCGTGCGGGCGGTCGACGTCACCCGTACCTATGGACGCGGCGATGCCGCTTTCCACGCGCTCCGGGGTGTGAACCTCGAGGTCCGCCGCGGCGAGTCGCTCGCGATCATCGGCAAGTCCGGTTCGGGCAAGTCGACGCTGATGCACCTGCTCGCACTGCTCGACCGTCCCACGAGCGGACGCATCGAGATCGACGGGCGCGACGTCGCCGGTCTCCGCGAGCGCGAGACGAACGCCCTGCGCAACGCGCAGTTCGGCTTCGTGTTCCAGCAGTTCTTCCTCACGGCCGGGCAGACCGTGTTCGAGAACGTCAGCCTTCCTCTCGTCATCGGCGGCATGCCGGCCAAGGAGCGGCGGCGCCGGACGATGGACGCGCTGACCGCGCTCGGGATGGCCGACAAGGCCGACAATCGCGCCAACGACCTGTCGGGCGGCCAGAAGCAGCGTGTCGCGATCGCGCGGGCACTCGTGAACGACCCGTCGGTCATCTTCGCCGACGAGCCGACCGGGAATCTCGACTCCGCGACCGGTCAGACCGTGGAGGAGATCCTCTTCGGGCTGCAGCGGGAACGCGGCATCACACTCGTCGTGGTCACCCATGACGCCGACCTCGCCCGCCGCTGCGATCGCACGATCACGATCGCGGACGGGCTCGTCGCCGGGGAATCCGTCTCGGACGAGCTCGCGACCGAGGGGGCGAACCGATGAGGACCGCAGACATCCTGCGCGCCGCCGCGCGCAACTCCTTCCGCAGCAAGCTGCGGACGACGTTGACCGTGCTCAGCCTGTTCGTCGGTGCGTTCGCCCTGACGCTCACGACCGCGCTCGGAGCCGGCGTCAGCGACTACGTCCAGCGTCAGGTCGCGACGCTCGGCGCGAACGACATCCTCCTGGTGTCACCGGCTGCGACGACGTCCACGTCCGACGGTCCGACCGAGTACGACCCGAACGGGCGTCAGCAATCGGGCCAGGCGACGCCGCTGACCTCGGGAACACTCCTCAATCAGGCTGACGTCGACACGATCGAAGGCATCGACGGCGTGCGCCGCGTCGAGGCGA
This genomic interval from Microbacterium sp. 4R-513 contains the following:
- a CDS encoding HAD family hydrolase encodes the protein MTEAHLPPTGSVKVVKPKKAAKLVEEIARDTESPDVATDRLLIVLDIDGTILLEDETLSPGVADAVAHAQRTGHEVMLATGRSWEGTRGILIALGIAPEFVVCSNGAVVMRRLDGDEYERFHIETFDATEVLTLLHEHLPDARYMVELPDGRRLYTERLADWNLSNADRVSFEELTKRPVCRVVVVSPGHEEQDFVDLVARIGLNQVSYAVGWTAWLDIAPKGVDKSTALERVREWLGFDPAHVLVIGDGRNDVGMFQWAREHGGRAVAMAQGPQEVRDAASEVTRSVEAGGVAEVLRNL
- a CDS encoding ABC transporter ATP-binding protein, giving the protein MPETTRPPLVHEGGQHPSPVVRAVDVTRTYGRGDAAFHALRGVNLEVRRGESLAIIGKSGSGKSTLMHLLALLDRPTSGRIEIDGRDVAGLRERETNALRNAQFGFVFQQFFLTAGQTVFENVSLPLVIGGMPAKERRRRTMDALTALGMADKADNRANDLSGGQKQRVAIARALVNDPSVIFADEPTGNLDSATGQTVEEILFGLQRERGITLVVVTHDADLARRCDRTITIADGLVAGESVSDELATEGANR